GAACCTACGATAATCTGCTAAAGGCCCTATCAGCTAAGCTAGAAAACGGCTATAACGTGCTTACCTGTAAGAAAGAATCCTTACCTGATATTAATATTGCCATCGGAGGCAAGGTATTTCCCCTAACATCCAACGAATATCTGATTGAGATAACATTTCGTCATAAAAAGATATGTGTGCTGGCCATTGCTCCCATTAAAATGAGTTTTTGGGTGCTGGGCGATGTCTTCTTGAGGCGATACTATACGGTTTATGATGCCACAGACAAGCGGATTGGATTGGCCAAGGCGGTACGAAGTGCTGGATAAAATAATACACAGGTCTGATGAAAGTAATTTAAGCCTATTTTTCTGTAAGCATATTTCCATATCCTATCAACTTACGCTGATACgatcttaataaattttgtgtggaaactttttgtttgaattttcaGACCTTAAAAATGACAAGACCCAAATAtgtgcaaattaaaaatttaaattaatacaaattcgCTGGACCGGAATGTGTACTAGTGTATAAGTCTAGCCCACTGTTCGCACAAGTTAATTTGGTAATTGCCCATTGCTTTGTTTATTCAATTACATGTACTCGCCCTATTTATCTACTATTTACGCAAACATTGAAGTGCGTTCAACCACCACCATTAGCCGATTCCATTTGAATGCCAGACGAATTTGGCCATTAAATTGCTCCATTTGCAGGTGCTATAAAACAATCGCCGCCAGAATCTCTGCCAATTAGTTAAAAGGGAATTTACAAACGGTTCGGATCGATTTGATTTTAGTTGCCCAACGATGCACTGCCTCTTTTGGTTGTTGTCCGTGTGGATCCTGTGCCTGTTTGGGCCAAACTCCCAGGCTCAACTTATCCGCGTTCCCATGCAATTTCAGGCCTCTTTTATGGCCAGTCGTCGTCAACATCGTGCCGGTAGATCGTCTCTCCTGGCCAAGTACAATGTGGTTGGTGGACAGGAGGTTACGACACAGAATGGTGGAGCCACCGAAACGCTGGACAACCGGTTAAACTTGGAGTACGCAGGACACATCAGTATTGGCACTCCGGGTCAACCGTTCCACATGCTCTTCGACACTGGATCGGCCAATCTGTGGGTGCCCAGTGCCGAGTGTTCGGCCAAGAACTTGGCCTGTCAGCACCATCATCGCTATAACGCCAGTGCCTCGAGCAGTTATGTTCCGGATGGTCGGAGATTTGCCATGGCCTACGGTACTGGCAGCTTGTCGGGGAGGTTGGCCCAGGACACGGTTTCCATTGGCCAACTGGTGGTGCGAAATCAAACCTTCGGCATGGCCATGCACGAGCCGGGCTCCACTTTTGTGGATACCAACTTTGCGGGGATCGTGGGATTGGGTTTTCGAGCCATAGCTGAACAGAAGATAAAGCCATTGTTCGAGAGCATGTGTGATCAAAGCTTAGTGGATGAGTGTATATTCTCGTTTTATCTGAAACGTAATGGCAGTGAACGAATGGGTGGTGAGCTACTCTTTGGTGGTGTGGACAAGTCCAAGTTCTCGGGGTCCCTAACCTACGTACCCTTAACTCTTCCGGGCTACTGGCAGTTCCCATTAGATGGTGTAGAACTGGGCGGTACAATAATCAGCCAGAACCGTCAGGCCATTGCCGATACAGGTACTTCTCTATTGGCGGCTCCTCCAAGGGAATATCTGATTATTAATAGCCTGCTTGGCGGCTTACCCACATCGAATAATGAATATCTGCTCAACTGTTCTGAGATCGATAAATTGCCCGAAATAGTGTTTGTTATTGGAGGCCAGCGATTTGGATTGCAGCCCAGGGATTATGTAATGAGGGCAGCCAATGACGATGGTTCGACAATATGTCTGTCCGCTTTCACCTTGATGGAGGCGGATTTTTGGATTCTGGGAGACGTCTTCATCGGCCGATATTACACCGCCTTTGATGTGGCCCACAGGCGGATTGGATTCGCCCCAGCAGCCTAAACAACATGCTTCGCTTAGTTGCGTTTCCAATAGATAACACACATCCGTTCTATTTAATGGCAAAACTTTGCCTTAAAACGGGGCCGGAGAGAAATCACGAGAGTTGGTAACAGAGAGGGATTGAAACCAGTTTTGTGGAAAAAAGAGCTGACCGACTCACGTTCAGGTTCGACGAGCCCGTCGAAtagataatatttaaataacctAAGCTACTCTCTGGCAAGAAAGGTGTTGTTATTGTCaatcaaaactaaaatgcTCAATAAgctgtaaaaatatatagattaaataaaaaaattcaatttgaattcctcagcaatattttttatatatatttttttatatatttaaataatcgtTAGAAGCCTTACAACTTATACTTCACAGTTATTATTGTAAGTAAGAACAATAAAacacaacttaaaaaaagtcCAGCTAATTAAACAGAACGAATGAGTAAATTAAAGTCGATCACTGCTTGGTGAAAAATGTGCAAATAAGATAAATTGATAGCACTGAAAAAGCCCCACATCTGGTGAGCATGTGACGTTCCAGCTTTATAGAAATCTTTCGTGACACGCCCCCTCGGCAACTGATATAAAAGAGGATGAAACAAAACACCTGTTCAGTTCATCCGCAAAGTCAACAGTTGGCAGCAAGCTCTTCAATATGAAATCAATTCTCCTCATTTGCCTGATTCTGGGTTTGTCTTTAAGTCATATCAGTGCAAACTGCTCTGGAGATTGTCCCGATACCGAGGATGTTGTTTGGGCTCTTGGTGGCGGTTGCATTGTTTTCCGCAATAAATGCTACTTCGACAAGGAGAATTGCCATCGCAAGCCAGGTGAATTTTTGTTGAATAGTTAATGCAaacttaatatattataaataatttataatgcaGCACTGACCATCGCAACTAAGGAGGAATGCCAGAAGCAATGTGCCGATATTTGCCCAGCCATTTACCAACCGACAAGTGGATCGTACAAAGGTCAGCTTCGAACCTTTGGAAATGAGTGCGAAAAGCAAGCTCACACTTGTAGGACAGGCGAAAGTAAGTTATATTCAAATTGGTTTTactaattttgaaataatgcatcgtttgtttttttaacagcGTTTTTGTAAAACAAGTCAATCCAGCCAAACAACCCAAGAACAActcaaatgaaaacaaaatctatGACTTAACTAGTAGTTGGTTATTTACATAAAGAACTGGTGTaccattaatttaaaagttagaATAGTTTTATGATTGACAGTTGATTCGTAATTTTACTAGACTCCCTAAAAAGTAAAAGCACTTACCgctaataaatttaattatacacaaaaaagaaataaaatttttctgtagtttttgtttggttttttcaaTTGcacatatttgatttaaacgTTAAATCCCCGTTAAGTTAAGTTTGCTTAATGAGCGACCAGatattttcaaactttttaaagCTCGTGTTAGGTTCAGTGAGCCCATTGACTGCTCAATTGCTATCTATATATAGAAAAAAccatat
This genomic window from Drosophila gunungcola strain Sukarami chromosome 3R, Dgunungcola_SK_2, whole genome shotgun sequence contains:
- the LOC128256677 gene encoding lysosomal aspartic protease, yielding MHCLFWLLSVWILCLFGPNSQAQLIRVPMQFQASFMASRRQHRAGRSSLLAKYNVVGGQEVTTQNGGATETLDNRLNLEYAGHISIGTPGQPFHMLFDTGSANLWVPSAECSAKNLACQHHHRYNASASSSYVPDGRRFAMAYGTGSLSGRLAQDTVSIGQLVVRNQTFGMAMHEPGSTFVDTNFAGIVGLGFRAIAEQKIKPLFESMCDQSLVDECIFSFYLKRNGSERMGGELLFGGVDKSKFSGSLTYVPLTLPGYWQFPLDGVELGGTIISQNRQAIADTGTSLLAAPPREYLIINSLLGGLPTSNNEYLLNCSEIDKLPEIVFVIGGQRFGLQPRDYVMRAANDDGSTICLSAFTLMEADFWILGDVFIGRYYTAFDVAHRRIGFAPAA
- the LOC128258181 gene encoding U-Kazal-Dg21.2-like, whose product is MKSILLICLILGLSLSHISANCSGDCPDTEDVVWALGGGCIVFRNKCYFDKENCHRKPALTIATKEECQKQCADICPAIYQPTSGSYKGQLRTFGNECEKQAHTCRTGETFL